Part of the Odocoileus virginianus isolate 20LAN1187 ecotype Illinois chromosome 16, Ovbor_1.2, whole genome shotgun sequence genome is shown below.
CGCCCCCTGCCGCACAGTCGCCCCTCCCACGGAAATGCAAGTCTGGAATTAGCAGATGCTTCCCAAGATGGCACGAGTGCTGAAGGTGGCGGCCGCGAGCGCCGCAGGTGAATACTCCGAGATCCGGGCTGTCCGAAGGGTGGGGCTCGCGGGAAGGGAGGCCGGGGCGCGAAGAGGCCGCGTGTGGTCAGCATACCTGGGTCTGCTGCCGTCTGCCCCCGAGGCGCGTTCCTTGGCTGCTGTCAGCGCCTTTAGAGCTTCCCAGGGACGCCTCGGGTTAGCCTGGGGATTTCCTTCTGTGTTTGCGTCTGACGGTCAGCAATTCTCTATGTGGCCCCAGAGGTGGGGTCGTCCAGCTAAGAGGCAGCCAGGCCGAGCCAGACGCAAATGTAGTGAATGGCAAAGGGACAGTGAGAGACGGGGGAGGAACCAGAAGGAACTGAAAATGCAGGCTGAACTCCCGGCCCACTCTGAAAGTCAGTTGTGTAAAGAATATGGAAGGTGTGTGTCTTCTTCCCACGTGTCCTAAGATATTCATGATCTTGTATAAAGCCAGGGAAGAAAGCAGCAGACGGATGTGGAAGGTTTCTTGAGTTCTCTATACcaccattaaaaaagaaacaaatcccGTCAAGTTCTCTGACATCCCAGTTCatctactttttcctcttttttttttttttttctcttcattcttcatcAGGGGGTAACTATTTCTCTTAATCTGAAATTCCCTGATAGGAACGAGTTGCCAAGTGGTGATATCTCAGAGTTACTCCTGAACATTCGTGACAAATATTTAAGCTGAGCACCTTCAAAAACTGTTCAAGGGCATGAACCCTAAATAATGTTAGGTTTCTCTCCTAGAAAATGCTGTCTTGAAACTTACAGTTGAAGTCCTTTAAAGTCCTGTCTCTAACTGAACAAGTACTTTATTGAGCACTGTTTTTggttcctaggtggctcagtggtgaagaatctgcctgccaagcaggagacaaaggttcgatccctgggtcaggaagatcccctggagaaggaaagagcaacccactccagtattcttgcctggagaattccatggacagaggaccctggcaggctacagtctgtggggttgcaaagagtcagacatgacttacttagcatctaaacaacaacaacatagtctTTCTTACAGTCACAAAATGTCTATACATCTATCATTGCAAGTCACCAAATCTAAGTAATGAGCCTTATACAAAGTGCACCGTAATAATTGTAACTGTCTCAGCCCTGGATCAGTTTAAAGAGGTGATATgtacatgaaaaaatactcacaAAACAGTCATCTCATCTCTTAGAAAGCTATTTCTTAGAAAATAGATATTATTCATAGGATTTACCCTAAAGATATTAAAAACTGAGAATCAAAGAATAGTAAAgaaggacttgcctggtggtccaatggttaaatcttcatgctcccaattcagggggcatgagtttgatccctagttggggaactagcatcccacatgccacacagctcAGCTAAAAAATGGTACATAATGTTAGTAGAATGGGAAAATTAAACATCGTGGTTGAACAACATCAACTTTGTTGTCAGACAGACCAGGACTTGAGACCTAGCTTTGCTACTCATTGTGACCTGGAAGAAAATcagaccagtttttttttttttttcccctctaagtgGGAAGATTTATTAAAGTACTCCTTTGAACTATGACTATTCTCTCTAATTTATGGCCATCAAAACTAATAGGCAGAGCTGGACCACCTCGCAGTGTCCTCCTGTTTCAGAACTGGTGATCACAGTTTACTTAGGCAAGATTGTGTGGTAGTATTGTTGCGTAACTCTAATGTTAAGATAACCTGTAGGTCTTTATTGGGAAAAAGGTCAAATCAAGGAGTTGTTACACCATGGGATCTGTCCTCCACGGGTGAAAGATCCCAGCGGTGTGGAGAAGGCGTAGAGACTGAGCTGTTTCTGCAGTCTTACTGATGATTTTCTTGGttgttagcatttttaaaattcactgtgCCCTTCATATGGCTTCTTGGTCTCCACAGACCCCTGCTTGCCAATAAACCAGCAGTCACTGTGTGTCATTAACAATAAGAATGGCCAAATTTATTGTTTTCCAGTTATATATGTCTTGCACTGTAGTAGTATATTTTTGACatcaaatacttaatttttacaAGAAACTAGCAAGGCAGATATTTAGCGGGTAGGaccagtattttgtttttttaactaaaataaaatagaagagaaaagattAGAACACACCCCATCTAGTAAGGATTAGGTGTTCTttttatgaaatttgctttaaatggtatatttatgtgtgtactGGCTTGGAGCACAATTGAATTTCATGGTGATACATTGAAAGATACTCCAAAGAACTGGGGTTGCCAAGGAGAACACGAGCACCAGTTGGGACAGTGCGTGGAGAAGACACAGAGCAAGATGACGTCGGTAGTGGGTGTCTGTCCCCTACGGCCAGCAGGTCTATCTCCCTGTGGCTAGGGCAGGACACTTTGCTTGTACACGCTCCCCTTTGCCACAGTGCCGCAGTACAAGGAGCCTTGTCCCGTCCCTGCGGAGGACAGGTGTGACAGTCAGGCTTTAAGCAGGGACAAAGCAGTCACTGATCCTGGGTGAGGGAGAGGCCCCACACGGTGGTAAGAGTGACTCAGGCTGTGAGCTCTGTGTCACCTGGTGAAGCgttccaggccccgccccctgcgGCTGAGGAGACTGCCTTCCCAGCAAGGAAGACCCTACAGTCCTCAAGCAAATCGAATGGTGCTGCTTTAATTTCCCTGTTAATCAAAAAACTTTAGTAAagggaaattaataataattttagctTAGCCAAAGCTCTGTGATACTAGGTActatttaaagtgtttttcattaaaaactaaCAACCCTTTGTGTAAAATATgtgttcttgggatttccctggtggtccagtggctaagactccaagctcccaatgcaaagggcccaggtttgaaccctggtctgggaactagatcccacatgctgcaactacgaaacgtcccacatgccacaactaacacctggcacagcctaataaataaaaataaaatacatgttctTCAACTTGCTATTTCATACTTGTTTATTAAGTGATGTAGTTTTGCAAGATTATGTTTAGACCTCATACTtatttgtgattttcattctggtGGGGAGTCCAGCTCTTAAAGTCCAGTGTTTTGGAGAGAACAGATTGCAGGCTGCTTCTGTTTCCAGATGCAAAGTTTCTTCAAATTTAGAGGCATTTTTGCTTCTAgtctttcaaaattattaaaagaacaaTTAAACTCACTCAGAGAAAGTTCTCATAGGTTTAAGTACCCTCTTGATCTTggcctgtttttttcccctaatgagATATTTTCTTTAGTTGATAATCATCCACATAAAGTACACATTAAAAGGTGCTTATAGTTATGACTTTTACTAACTTACTACAGAATGTCAGACAAAAAAATTGGTTGTAGGTAGAGAAGAAAATTCCTTGCTCTCATCATTAAATGCATGTCATTTCACTGTCACGTTCAAACTTATCCTTTATGAAATACAGAGAGTAACAAATGATTCTTTGTGATATGCAGCTTTCCTTTAAGTGTTATTGGTAAATATAAATTCTTATGAAAAATGTCACCCTTTGTCCTGAATCTAAAAAGCACagaagggaatttcctggtggtccagtggttaggactctgtgctttcactgccaagagtgtgggttcagtccccagtcagggaactaagatctcaaaagccgcatggtacagccaaaaacaaaGCAACAGCGAATAAAAAGTTTAGAATTAGCCTTTTAATTCCAGACAGTTATTGCAGAGCAGGATGAATAATTCTGATGTACGTTTTTCATTTATCTCCTCTGATTtaatttccctaattaaaaagaataagtaaataatttttacatgtatttttaaaaattaattttagatatCAGTTCTCAAAAGAGGGACGTCAATGGCAGTTCAATTTTTCAGGCCTTTTCCCCAGACTTTGGACTCCAGTTTCAACAGTAAGAACTTGCGCGTCGCTGTCCTCACATCCAGGGGCTGGCCCTGTATGGAACCTGGGTCGTCTCAACCATGTTGCAATCGCAGTGCCAGACTTGGAAAAGGCCAgagcattttataaaaatgttctggGGGCCGAGGTGGGTGAGCCAGTCCCTCTTCCAGAGCATGGAGTGTCCGTCGTTTTTGTCAACCTGGGAAACACCAAGATGGAGCTGCTGCACCCACTGGGAAGTGACAGTCCAATTGCAGGATTCCTAAAGAAAAACAAGGCTGGAGGGATGCACCATGTCTGCATTGAGGTATTTAGTTACTTTAATCCTTGGTGTtgtaaatttctcttttaaaatgtcttttatgttttttaaatttctccttttgatttggtttgatcttgcagtccatgagactctcaagagtcttttctagcatccaagttcgaaagcatcagttcttcagcactcagccttctttatggtccaactctcatttctgtacatgactaccagaaaaatcatAGTAATATTGGTCCTCTTCAAAGATGGATCTATAGATATAGTCTCTTTCCCTCTAGAAAACTGcaaatcataatgaaaatatgTCTCACTGAAGTTTGGATATAACTGTCACTATCTACTGAAGTTGGCCAAAACAGATTTGCATTTTTGCTATGGTATTTGCTGATCATGTGCACCTTCTGTGCAGTAGGAATACACGGTTTTCCTTGTCACAGGGCAATTAGAAGAAGCAAGTGACAAGACTTTATAAAGTAAGAATTTCCATATACATGCtaagtattataattattttctatctttaaaattttaataactcGACCCTTATTACAAAGGCAATACATTTTCAGTTACCGACTGTGATTTCTCACATCTTCTCAGTTGCATCTGCTAACagtttctggagaaaaaaaatgttagacaAGAACAGTCTCTTTAGAGAGGCTTTATCCATAAATGTTCATGTTCTGAAAACTGCTTTCGGAATATCAGCAGTATTAATTATGCTTCGATTTACATTATTTTGGTAGGATAGGtctcttgatttaaaaaatgacataattaATAGTTAGGCTTCATTCTCAGTCCAGGAAAGAGGGAGGTTGGATTCCAGCATGAACACAAGTATTTATTCAGTTCACATTGCAAACGTATTAGAGAACCTACTGCATATCCTCCACTGAGCACTTGTGTTCAGAAAGAATGTACTCTGTTTGAAGAGATTATAGGTTATGTTTAGTAACATTTGGCATCCTCATCCGTTGTTCAACCAGTTTTAAAAGGCAGTATGTAATCCTTGGCTCTTTGAAAATAAGGCTGTATAAATGTGAACATTTGTTAAGTCTATATTTGGATACATGGATGTTATTCtctctggggttttgttttgttttgttttttaattgtttgtgAATTAAACTCCAGGGTGATGTAGGACTGCCTCAGAATGCAGGGGTTCTTACTATCCCTTTCTATCTACTTACTGGGTTCCCAGTCTAGGAGGATGACTTTCTAAGACAGGTACGTGttaagttgctcaattgtgtctgactctttgtgaccccatggactgtagtcctccaggactgtctgtccatgacattctccaggcaagaatgctggagtaggttgctatgtcctcctccaggggatcttcctgatgcaaggaTCAAATtgtgtctctaatgtctcctgcattggcaggtgggttctttatactaacaccacctgagaagccctcagaaatgagaaaaatcactCTTCTATCAAGTATTTAGAAACACATTTGCTCCTTTCTAGACTAccaataaatatgaagaaaatagaaatggcTTAGAAGAGAGTTGCAAAATTATACATGTCTGGATTTTTCAAGAATGGTGAAAGATATTCTGGTGACAGTTTAATAGTGATTTTCATGTATATGAAGTTCTGATCTCAAAAGTAATAACCAGTGATTTCcttggtagtccaatggttaagaatccacacttccagtgcaaggggtgcaagtttgatccctggtcatgggagtaagatcccacatatcatactgcatggccaaaataaaagtaataaccaGACAGTTTGACAGATGGGAGGTTTGGAGATCAGGGAGGCACTCATATCTGTTGAGTACCTTCTGTAAACTGTGCTCAAAGCTTCTCATCTGTTATCTCATTTTGAACTCTCAGCTATATGTATGGTGGGCCTTATCTCTCTTGTAAATGAAGAAGCCAAGACTCTTAGGAAAAATAACTTGTGAAGAATCATCAATAGTGCTGCAACAAGAACATGCTATGAAATAAAGCAGACATCATTTAGGTCTTAAGGAGAAATGTTTACTAATAGAGAAAATGCTTAAGCACTGTGGTTGCTCACCTAGCAACCTCTTTATTAGCAAACTTAGCAAATTTAGCAAACTCTTATTTTTGTGATGGTTAAAGAATGGTTCTGCCCAAAGGCAGAGGAGTTAGACACGTTTGCAAAGTTTCTACTACGTCTTACGATACTGTAGTTTGGTATTTTAATGATCTCAAATGTGttcttgtttatttccttttctcaagG
Proteins encoded:
- the MCEE gene encoding methylmalonyl-CoA epimerase, mitochondrial, encoding MLPKMARVLKVAAASAAGLFPRLWTPVSTVRTCASLSSHPGAGPVWNLGRLNHVAIAVPDLEKARAFYKNVLGAEVGEPVPLPEHGVSVVFVNLGNTKMELLHPLGSDSPIAGFLKKNKAGGMHHVCIEVDNINVAVMDLKEKKIRILSEEAKIGAHRKPTIFLHPSDCGGVLVELEQA